One segment of Cardiocondyla obscurior isolate alpha-2009 linkage group LG13, Cobs3.1, whole genome shotgun sequence DNA contains the following:
- the Trc gene encoding serine/threonine-protein kinase tricornered isoform X7: protein MQNHQPNLTEIYKCQYAPMPERILYEMGVLEMAATESTIRFSGHTLDKATKAKVTLENYYSNLIAQHIERKQRLAKLEESLKDEGLSEQQKQEKRLQHAQKETEFLRLKRSRLGVEDFEPLKVIGRGAFGEVRLVQKKDTGHVYAMKILRKADMLEKEQVAHVRAERDVLVEADHQWVVKMYYSFQDPINLYLIMEFLPGGDMMTLLMKKDTLSEECTQFYISETALAIDSIHKLGFIHRDIKPDNLLLDARGHIKLSDFGLCTGLKKSHRTDFYRDLSQAKPSDFMTSCGSGSGGAMDSKRRAESWKRNRRALAYSTVGTPDYIAPEVFLQTGYGPACDCWSLGVIMYEMLIGYPPFCSENPQETYRKVMNWRETLVFPPEVPISEEAKDTIIRFCCEADRRLGAQRGIEELKLAPFFRGVDWEHIRERPAAIPVEVRSIDDTSNFDEFPDVKLEIPSAPMPQDGEVIYKDWVFINYTFKRFEGLTQRGTPTKK from the exons GGGTGCTGGAGATGGCGGCTACCGAGAGCACGATCCGATTTAGCGGCCACACATTGGACAAGGCGACGAAGGCCAAG GTAACGCTGGAGAACTACTACAGCAATCTGATAGCGCAGCATATCGAGCGGAAGCAGAGGCTGGCGAAGCTCGAGGAGTCCCTCAAGGATGAGGGTCTCTCGGAGCAGCAAAAGCAGGAGAAAAGGCTGCAGCATGCTCAAAAGGAGACAGAGTTCCTCCGGTTGAAGCGATCCAGGCTTGGCGTTGAAGATTTTGAGCCTCTCAAAGTCATCGGCAGAGGAGCATTTGGCGAG gTACGACTAGTGCAGAAGAAGGACACTGGACACGTGTACGCGATGAAGATCCTCCGAAAAGCGGACATGCTCGAAAAGGAGCAAGTCGCGCACGTCAGAGCAGAGAGGGACGTTCTCGTGGAAGCGGACCATCAGTGGGTCGTGAAGATGTACTACAGTTTCCAGGATCCTATAAATCTCTATCTGATAATGGAGTTTCTTCCTGGCG GTGACATGATGACGTTACTTATGAAAAAGGACACGCTTTCCGAGGAGTGCacgcaattttatatttccgaAACGGCGTTAGCGATTGACTCCATACACAAATTAGGTTTTATTCATAG AGACATCAAGCCAGACAACCTGTTGCTGGACGCAAGGGGCCACATAAAACTATCTGATTTCGGGCTGTGCACGGGTTTGAAAAAATCACATAGGACTGATTTTTACCGAGACCTGAGTCAAGCGAAACCTTCTGATTTCA TGACATCATGCGGGAGTGGAAGCGGTGGCGCGATGGACAGCAAAAGGAGAGCTGAGAGTTGGAAGAGAAACAGGAGAGCGCTGGCTTACAGCACGGTAGGTACTCCAGACTACATCGCGCCGGAAGTATTTCTGCAAACAGGTTACGGACCGGCTTGCGATTGCTGGTCTTTGGGAGTTATAATGTACGAGATGCTTATAG GATATCCACCGTTCTGCAGTGAGAATCCGCAGGAAACGTATAGAAAAGTAATGAACTGGCGAGAAACGTTAGTGTTTCCACCGGAAGTTCCCATCAGCGAAGAGGCTAAAGATACCATTATCAGATTTTGCTGCGAAGCTGATAGAAGATTAG GAGCGCAAAGGGGTATCGAAGAGCTCAAGTTAGCGCCCTTCTTCCGCGGTGTCGACTGGGAGCATATCAGGGAAAGACCAGCCGCCATACCGGTCGAGGTGCGTTCCATCGATGACACGTCAAACTTTGACGAATTTCCGGACGTAAAATTGGAGATAC CATCCGCGCCAATGCCACAGGACGGTGAAGTAATATACAAGGATTgggtatttattaattacacctTCAAGCGCTTCGAGGGTCTGACACAACGGGGCACACCGACCAAGAAATAG
- the Trc gene encoding serine/threonine-protein kinase tricornered isoform X8 — protein sequence MAATESTIRFSGHTLDKATKAKVTLENYYSNLIAQHIERKQRLAKLEESLKDEGLSEQQKQEKRLQHAQKETEFLRLKRSRLGVEDFEPLKVIGRGAFGEVRLVQKKDTGHVYAMKILRKADMLEKEQVAHVRAERDVLVEADHQWVVKMYYSFQDPINLYLIMEFLPGGDMMTLLMKKDTLSEECTQFYISETALAIDSIHKLGFIHRDIKPDNLLLDARGHIKLSDFGLCTGLKKSHRTDFYRDLSQAKPSDFMTSCGSGSGGAMDSKRRAESWKRNRRALAYSTVGTPDYIAPEVFLQTGYGPACDCWSLGVIMYEMLIGYPPFCSENPQETYRKVMNWRETLVFPPEVPISEEAKDTIIRFCCEADRRLGAQRGIEELKLAPFFRGVDWEHIRERPAAIPVEVRSIDDTSNFDEFPDVKLEIPSAPMPQDGEVIYKDWVFINYTFKRFEGLTQRGTPTKK from the exons ATGGCGGCTACCGAGAGCACGATCCGATTTAGCGGCCACACATTGGACAAGGCGACGAAGGCCAAG GTAACGCTGGAGAACTACTACAGCAATCTGATAGCGCAGCATATCGAGCGGAAGCAGAGGCTGGCGAAGCTCGAGGAGTCCCTCAAGGATGAGGGTCTCTCGGAGCAGCAAAAGCAGGAGAAAAGGCTGCAGCATGCTCAAAAGGAGACAGAGTTCCTCCGGTTGAAGCGATCCAGGCTTGGCGTTGAAGATTTTGAGCCTCTCAAAGTCATCGGCAGAGGAGCATTTGGCGAG gTACGACTAGTGCAGAAGAAGGACACTGGACACGTGTACGCGATGAAGATCCTCCGAAAAGCGGACATGCTCGAAAAGGAGCAAGTCGCGCACGTCAGAGCAGAGAGGGACGTTCTCGTGGAAGCGGACCATCAGTGGGTCGTGAAGATGTACTACAGTTTCCAGGATCCTATAAATCTCTATCTGATAATGGAGTTTCTTCCTGGCG GTGACATGATGACGTTACTTATGAAAAAGGACACGCTTTCCGAGGAGTGCacgcaattttatatttccgaAACGGCGTTAGCGATTGACTCCATACACAAATTAGGTTTTATTCATAG AGACATCAAGCCAGACAACCTGTTGCTGGACGCAAGGGGCCACATAAAACTATCTGATTTCGGGCTGTGCACGGGTTTGAAAAAATCACATAGGACTGATTTTTACCGAGACCTGAGTCAAGCGAAACCTTCTGATTTCA TGACATCATGCGGGAGTGGAAGCGGTGGCGCGATGGACAGCAAAAGGAGAGCTGAGAGTTGGAAGAGAAACAGGAGAGCGCTGGCTTACAGCACGGTAGGTACTCCAGACTACATCGCGCCGGAAGTATTTCTGCAAACAGGTTACGGACCGGCTTGCGATTGCTGGTCTTTGGGAGTTATAATGTACGAGATGCTTATAG GATATCCACCGTTCTGCAGTGAGAATCCGCAGGAAACGTATAGAAAAGTAATGAACTGGCGAGAAACGTTAGTGTTTCCACCGGAAGTTCCCATCAGCGAAGAGGCTAAAGATACCATTATCAGATTTTGCTGCGAAGCTGATAGAAGATTAG GAGCGCAAAGGGGTATCGAAGAGCTCAAGTTAGCGCCCTTCTTCCGCGGTGTCGACTGGGAGCATATCAGGGAAAGACCAGCCGCCATACCGGTCGAGGTGCGTTCCATCGATGACACGTCAAACTTTGACGAATTTCCGGACGTAAAATTGGAGATAC CATCCGCGCCAATGCCACAGGACGGTGAAGTAATATACAAGGATTgggtatttattaattacacctTCAAGCGCTTCGAGGGTCTGACACAACGGGGCACACCGACCAAGAAATAG
- the Trc gene encoding serine/threonine-protein kinase tricornered isoform X6 has protein sequence MCEEATEVETHHQQTAATTMGVAEDETPSSLTSSHPNTNNPNQEGVLEMAATESTIRFSGHTLDKATKAKVTLENYYSNLIAQHIERKQRLAKLEESLKDEGLSEQQKQEKRLQHAQKETEFLRLKRSRLGVEDFEPLKVIGRGAFGEVRLVQKKDTGHVYAMKILRKADMLEKEQVAHVRAERDVLVEADHQWVVKMYYSFQDPINLYLIMEFLPGGDMMTLLMKKDTLSEECTQFYISETALAIDSIHKLGFIHRDIKPDNLLLDARGHIKLSDFGLCTGLKKSHRTDFYRDLSQAKPSDFMTSCGSGSGGAMDSKRRAESWKRNRRALAYSTVGTPDYIAPEVFLQTGYGPACDCWSLGVIMYEMLIGYPPFCSENPQETYRKVMNWRETLVFPPEVPISEEAKDTIIRFCCEADRRLGAQRGIEELKLAPFFRGVDWEHIRERPAAIPVEVRSIDDTSNFDEFPDVKLEIPSAPMPQDGEVIYKDWVFINYTFKRFEGLTQRGTPTKK, from the exons GGGTGCTGGAGATGGCGGCTACCGAGAGCACGATCCGATTTAGCGGCCACACATTGGACAAGGCGACGAAGGCCAAG GTAACGCTGGAGAACTACTACAGCAATCTGATAGCGCAGCATATCGAGCGGAAGCAGAGGCTGGCGAAGCTCGAGGAGTCCCTCAAGGATGAGGGTCTCTCGGAGCAGCAAAAGCAGGAGAAAAGGCTGCAGCATGCTCAAAAGGAGACAGAGTTCCTCCGGTTGAAGCGATCCAGGCTTGGCGTTGAAGATTTTGAGCCTCTCAAAGTCATCGGCAGAGGAGCATTTGGCGAG gTACGACTAGTGCAGAAGAAGGACACTGGACACGTGTACGCGATGAAGATCCTCCGAAAAGCGGACATGCTCGAAAAGGAGCAAGTCGCGCACGTCAGAGCAGAGAGGGACGTTCTCGTGGAAGCGGACCATCAGTGGGTCGTGAAGATGTACTACAGTTTCCAGGATCCTATAAATCTCTATCTGATAATGGAGTTTCTTCCTGGCG GTGACATGATGACGTTACTTATGAAAAAGGACACGCTTTCCGAGGAGTGCacgcaattttatatttccgaAACGGCGTTAGCGATTGACTCCATACACAAATTAGGTTTTATTCATAG AGACATCAAGCCAGACAACCTGTTGCTGGACGCAAGGGGCCACATAAAACTATCTGATTTCGGGCTGTGCACGGGTTTGAAAAAATCACATAGGACTGATTTTTACCGAGACCTGAGTCAAGCGAAACCTTCTGATTTCA TGACATCATGCGGGAGTGGAAGCGGTGGCGCGATGGACAGCAAAAGGAGAGCTGAGAGTTGGAAGAGAAACAGGAGAGCGCTGGCTTACAGCACGGTAGGTACTCCAGACTACATCGCGCCGGAAGTATTTCTGCAAACAGGTTACGGACCGGCTTGCGATTGCTGGTCTTTGGGAGTTATAATGTACGAGATGCTTATAG GATATCCACCGTTCTGCAGTGAGAATCCGCAGGAAACGTATAGAAAAGTAATGAACTGGCGAGAAACGTTAGTGTTTCCACCGGAAGTTCCCATCAGCGAAGAGGCTAAAGATACCATTATCAGATTTTGCTGCGAAGCTGATAGAAGATTAG GAGCGCAAAGGGGTATCGAAGAGCTCAAGTTAGCGCCCTTCTTCCGCGGTGTCGACTGGGAGCATATCAGGGAAAGACCAGCCGCCATACCGGTCGAGGTGCGTTCCATCGATGACACGTCAAACTTTGACGAATTTCCGGACGTAAAATTGGAGATAC CATCCGCGCCAATGCCACAGGACGGTGAAGTAATATACAAGGATTgggtatttattaattacacctTCAAGCGCTTCGAGGGTCTGACACAACGGGGCACACCGACCAAGAAATAG